One genomic region from Apodemus sylvaticus chromosome 1, mApoSyl1.1, whole genome shotgun sequence encodes:
- the Fgf3 gene encoding fibroblast growth factor 3, which produces MGLIWLLLLSLLEPGWPATGPETRLRRDAGGRGGVYEHLGGAPRRRKLYCATKYHLQLHPSGRVNGSLENSAYSILEITAVEVGVVAIKGLFSGRYLAMNKRGRLYASEHYNAECEFVERIHELGYNTYASRLYRTGPSGPGARRQPGAQRPWYVSVNGKGRPRRGFKTRRTQKSSLFLPRVLGHKDHEMVRLLQSGQPRAPGEGSQPRQRRQKKQSPGDHGKMEPLSTRATPSTQLHTSGLAVA; this is translated from the exons ATGGGCCTGATCTGGCTTCTGCTGCTCAGCTTGCTGGAACCCGGCTGGCCAGCTACGGGGCCCGAGACGCGACTGCGACGCGATGCGGGCGGCCGCGGCGGCGTTTACGAGCACCTCGGCGGGGCGCCCCGGCGCCGCAAGCTCTACTGCGCTACCAAGTACCACCTCCAGCTGCACCCGAGCGGCCGCGTGAACGGCAGCCTAGAGAACAGCGCCTATA GCATCCTGGAGATTACTGCTGTGGAAGTGGGCGTGGTGGCCATCAAAGGGCTCTTCTCTGGGCGGTACCTGGCCATGAACAAGAGAGGACGGCTGTATGCTTCG GAGCACTACAACGCAGAGTGTGAGTTTGTGGAACGGATCCATGAACTAGGCTACAACACGTATGCTTCCCGCCTGTACCGCACAGGGCCCAGCGGGCCAGGCGCTCGACGGCAGCCTGGTGCCCAGAGACCTTGGTACGTGTCCGTGAATGGCAAGGGTCGGCCACGCAGGGGCTTCAAGACCCGCCGCACACAGaagtcctctctcttcctgccccgAGTGCTGGGCCACAAGGACCATGAGATGGTGCGGCTGCTGCAGAGTGGTCAGCCGCGAGCCCCAGGAGAGGGCAGCCAGCCCAGGCAGCGGAGGCAGAAGAAGCAGAGCCCAGGTGATCATGGCAAGATGGAGCCTTTGTCTACCAGGGCCACTCCAAGCACCCAGCTGCATACAAGTGGACTGGCTGTGGCCTGA